From Chryseobacterium salivictor, a single genomic window includes:
- a CDS encoding vWA domain-containing protein has product MMTLDFLNFELYSPWFLLLFVTFIPLIIRDLHNKKRSGITVPSTQNMQENKSIHFVLFLLKISKYLILSCLIIAMARPRTFTISQDQDDSKGIDIMLSVDVSLSMLAKDLEPDRLMALQSIAKKFVNSRPGDRIGLVTYAGEAFTKVPVTSDHAVVIDELDHLSTSELTPGTAIGEGLSVAVAHLKNSKAKSKIIILMTDGVSNVENAMPPQVAAELARSNGIKVYSIGIGTNGYALMPTQQDLFGDLIFTEAEVQIDEPVLREIAQTTGGKYFRASSNQSLEEVYNEINKLEKSELKTTKLYNYQEYFRNFLWIALAVLLVDALLRWVFYKFLS; this is encoded by the coding sequence ATGATGACACTGGATTTTTTAAATTTCGAATTATACAGCCCGTGGTTCTTATTGCTGTTTGTGACTTTCATCCCACTGATTATCCGCGACTTACACAATAAAAAACGCTCCGGAATCACTGTTCCTTCTACTCAAAATATGCAGGAAAACAAATCGATTCACTTCGTTCTGTTCCTGCTGAAGATCTCAAAATACCTTATTCTTTCCTGCCTAATCATTGCGATGGCAAGACCGCGTACATTTACCATTTCGCAGGATCAGGATGACAGCAAAGGAATCGACATCATGCTTTCAGTGGATGTTTCCCTGAGTATGCTGGCGAAAGATTTAGAACCCGACCGTTTGATGGCGCTTCAAAGCATTGCCAAAAAATTCGTCAACAGCCGGCCTGGCGACAGAATCGGCTTGGTAACTTACGCCGGCGAAGCATTTACCAAAGTACCCGTGACTTCTGATCACGCCGTGGTGATCGATGAGCTGGATCATCTCAGCACTTCAGAACTGACACCGGGAACCGCAATCGGTGAAGGACTTTCTGTAGCAGTCGCCCATTTGAAAAACAGCAAAGCAAAATCGAAAATAATCATTCTGATGACGGACGGTGTCAGCAATGTGGAAAATGCAATGCCGCCGCAAGTCGCCGCCGAATTGGCACGCAGCAACGGGATAAAAGTCTATTCCATCGGAATCGGAACCAACGGTTATGCTTTGATGCCGACCCAACAGGATCTTTTTGGCGATTTGATTTTCACCGAAGCCGAAGTTCAAATCGACGAACCCGTTCTTCGGGAAATTGCGCAAACAACCGGTGGAAAGTACTTCCGTGCCTCTTCCAACCAAAGCTTAGAAGAAGTGTACAACGAAATAAACAAACTGGAAAAGTCAGAACTGAAAACCACCAAACTCTATAATTACCAAGAATACTTCCGAAACTTTCTGTGGATTGCCTTAGCCGTTTTGTTGGTTGACGCGCTGTTGCGCTGGGTTTTCTATAAATTTTTAAGTTAG
- a CDS encoding vWA domain-containing protein, with translation MNWTLGNNLYLILLLLLPLLGIIMIAYIKWKNQRKKIFAEARFQEELFEKNSGFTKVLPVLYLLATLFLVLAIVDLLSGSEEVKSKQKMNNVIFLLDVSNSMNAQDVAPNRLDEAKNIIINTMEKMKNDKVGIVVFAGDASSIMPLTTDFTAVETYLGGVETNIVKTQGTDFLKAMQTVADKFRNIPKGARQAVLLSDGEDNESNEKPAAKLASKEGISVITVGIGSEEGAPIPEYVFGQLMGYKTDRAGQTVISKRETLALKNMANQTNGTYVDGNNLENATTQIIDGLRKSAASSETMVKSNNAIHYYQYFLAASILLFLIIFLANPKRDFNI, from the coding sequence ATGAACTGGACTTTAGGAAATAACCTCTATTTAATACTGTTGCTGCTTTTGCCGCTGCTGGGAATCATCATGATTGCCTATATCAAATGGAAAAACCAGCGGAAGAAAATCTTTGCCGAAGCAAGATTTCAGGAAGAATTATTTGAAAAAAATTCAGGTTTTACAAAAGTGCTACCGGTTCTTTATTTATTGGCGACATTATTTTTAGTATTAGCAATCGTAGATCTGCTGAGCGGTTCGGAAGAAGTAAAGAGCAAACAAAAAATGAACAACGTTATTTTCCTGCTCGATGTTTCTAATTCGATGAATGCTCAGGATGTTGCGCCCAACCGTTTAGACGAAGCGAAAAACATCATCATCAACACGATGGAAAAAATGAAAAACGACAAAGTGGGAATTGTTGTTTTCGCCGGTGACGCAAGTTCGATAATGCCTTTAACTACAGATTTCACGGCAGTAGAAACCTATCTGGGCGGCGTAGAAACCAATATCGTGAAAACACAGGGAACAGACTTTTTAAAAGCAATGCAAACGGTTGCAGACAAGTTCAGAAACATTCCGAAAGGTGCACGCCAGGCCGTTCTGCTAAGTGATGGCGAAGACAATGAAAGCAATGAAAAACCAGCGGCAAAATTAGCTTCCAAAGAAGGGATCTCTGTGATCACCGTAGGAATCGGTTCCGAAGAAGGCGCACCGATACCGGAGTATGTGTTCGGTCAGTTGATGGGTTACAAAACCGACAGAGCGGGACAAACTGTGATTTCTAAAAGAGAAACGCTGGCCTTAAAAAATATGGCAAACCAAACGAACGGAACCTATGTGGACGGAAATAACCTCGAAAATGCAACTACTCAAATCATTGATGGGTTGCGTAAAAGCGCAGCTTCTTCCGAAACAATGGTGAAATCCAATAATGCAATTCATTATTATCAGTATTTTCTGGCAGCTTCAATTCTTTTATTTCTGATTATTTTTCTGGCAAATCCTAAACGCGACTTCAATATTTGA
- a CDS encoding tetratricopeptide repeat protein, translated as MNLNLLFSTFLVLFGCSVFSAQENYKTLVFKGNKQFDKENYESSSSKYMEAVQLNDKEFMAHYNLGNSLYKRKMYEEAKAEFEKAEKLSATLPDKSAALYNLGNTYMQTEDSKKAAELYKQALKQDPYNETIRKNYGIAMLKEKEKEQQKKQKDNSGGGGDGDQNKDKNKGQDKGNQPQKEAGTGQQNKGAGEGKDPNENKNSNSDKMPKDLQDALLNRVGNKERETAKKILNKNSYSMPESNEKDW; from the coding sequence ATGAATCTGAATTTACTTTTTTCAACGTTTCTTGTACTGTTTGGCTGTTCTGTTTTTTCTGCTCAGGAAAATTACAAGACATTAGTCTTCAAAGGCAACAAGCAATTCGACAAAGAAAACTACGAATCTTCTTCTTCGAAATATATGGAAGCTGTACAACTCAACGATAAAGAGTTTATGGCTCACTACAATTTGGGCAATTCTCTCTATAAAAGAAAAATGTACGAGGAGGCCAAAGCGGAATTCGAAAAAGCAGAGAAACTTTCTGCCACTCTGCCGGACAAAAGTGCTGCGCTTTATAATCTGGGCAACACTTATATGCAGACTGAAGATTCCAAAAAAGCAGCCGAACTTTACAAACAGGCTTTAAAGCAAGATCCTTACAATGAAACCATTCGTAAGAATTACGGAATTGCCATGCTGAAAGAAAAGGAAAAAGAGCAGCAGAAAAAACAAAAAGACAATTCCGGTGGTGGCGGTGACGGCGACCAAAACAAAGATAAAAATAAAGGGCAAGACAAAGGAAATCAACCTCAGAAAGAAGCCGGAACCGGACAACAAAACAAAGGAGCGGGCGAAGGAAAAGATCCCAACGAAAACAAAAACAGTAATTCTGACAAAATGCCCAAAGACCTGCAGGATGCGCTACTGAACCGGGTTGGAAATAAAGAACGGGAAACCGCGAAGAAAATTCTTAACAAAAACTCTTATTCGATGCCGGAAAGCAATGAAAAGGATTGGTGA
- a CDS encoding BatD family protein, which produces MKKKLSYIFLLFSAVFTYGQVTLAISEVKDQKLNQRFTLTVLLEISGENMEQQTPLQMPDLSKFDIIGTASERNTIILDAKKGDAINQLVYQCVLAPKQTGKVKIGSALVTVNGKIYKTEPFDIFVKDSEKTSSVADNADRSNMYLNLEVQDKVVYKNEPTIAVLRAYSRDYDNFRKLGKIHFPDQPNANIKAVSFAKSEIESNAGMASQVIGVFIIFPSESGTVEINPISASFANASKDKRISSNKVQLNVKKLPAGMPGHFKNAVGQFTVDLFHLRNDEIPEIDKPLHIILKVTGSGNLGSLHLPKILNSADYAYFPPKITSETAAKKNGLSGSVSAEYIVVPKKSGPVAITFEDFSYFDPDTKKYLDVGSKELVIDVKTSAQIAEEKTTLEKVNDYTNTVLETVNTPVLQTQNFKVKDKSKIDWKIVFGNLALLMTFISLFLIVLRKREKRKLRPQLISSPVTTIAETEELIRKNLSNHFEESIEYLKILKDNKDFINFFSAYNELNRETKESYFANTDSDFRAILEQTKGQQISEQYRVLSERIQIEKFAPFHSDEQMDELYNSICTLYSEISK; this is translated from the coding sequence ATGAAAAAAAAACTTTCCTACATATTTCTACTATTTTCTGCCGTATTCACTTATGGCCAGGTCACTTTGGCGATATCTGAGGTAAAAGATCAAAAGTTAAATCAGCGGTTTACCCTAACTGTTCTTCTGGAAATCAGCGGTGAAAACATGGAGCAGCAAACGCCGCTTCAAATGCCGGATCTTTCGAAGTTTGATATTATCGGAACTGCATCTGAACGGAATACCATCATCCTGGATGCCAAAAAAGGAGATGCAATCAATCAGCTGGTTTATCAGTGCGTTCTTGCACCAAAACAAACCGGTAAAGTAAAAATTGGTTCTGCATTAGTTACCGTCAACGGCAAAATTTACAAAACCGAACCTTTCGACATTTTCGTAAAAGACAGCGAAAAGACAAGTTCTGTCGCCGATAATGCAGACAGGAGCAATATGTACCTGAATTTGGAAGTTCAGGACAAAGTAGTTTATAAAAACGAACCCACGATCGCCGTTTTACGTGCTTACAGCCGTGACTATGACAATTTCAGAAAACTGGGGAAAATTCATTTTCCTGACCAGCCCAATGCGAATATAAAAGCAGTAAGTTTTGCAAAATCCGAGATTGAATCTAATGCCGGAATGGCTTCTCAGGTTATCGGGGTTTTTATAATTTTCCCGTCTGAGTCAGGGACAGTAGAGATTAATCCAATTTCTGCTTCGTTTGCCAATGCGTCAAAAGACAAAAGAATTTCATCAAATAAAGTACAGCTGAATGTAAAGAAATTACCGGCAGGAATGCCCGGACATTTTAAAAATGCAGTCGGTCAGTTTACGGTTGATTTATTTCATCTCCGCAATGACGAGATTCCGGAGATCGATAAACCTTTACATATTATTTTGAAAGTGACCGGTTCAGGAAATCTGGGAAGTCTGCATTTACCCAAAATTCTGAATTCTGCTGACTATGCTTATTTTCCTCCTAAAATCACCTCGGAAACGGCAGCGAAAAAGAATGGACTTTCAGGGTCTGTAAGTGCTGAATATATTGTGGTTCCAAAAAAATCAGGTCCAGTAGCGATCACGTTTGAAGATTTCTCGTACTTTGATCCTGATACCAAAAAATACTTAGATGTAGGTTCTAAAGAATTGGTGATTGATGTAAAAACATCCGCTCAGATTGCTGAAGAAAAAACAACTTTAGAAAAAGTAAATGATTATACGAATACTGTTTTAGAAACTGTAAACACTCCGGTTTTGCAAACCCAAAACTTTAAAGTAAAAGATAAAAGCAAAATCGACTGGAAAATTGTTTTCGGAAATTTAGCATTGCTGATGACTTTCATTTCCTTATTTCTCATTGTTTTGCGAAAAAGAGAAAAGAGGAAATTGCGCCCGCAACTGATCTCCAGTCCGGTTACAACCATTGCTGAAACGGAAGAACTCATTAGAAAAAACCTCAGCAACCACTTCGAAGAAAGTATAGAATATTTAAAAATTTTAAAAGACAATAAAGATTTTATCAATTTCTTTTCGGCCTACAATGAATTAAACAGAGAAACGAAAGAATCTTATTTTGCAAACACCGATTCAGATTTCCGGGCTATTTTAGAACAAACTAAAGGTCAGCAAATTTCGGAACAATACAGAGTCCTTTCCGAGCGTATTCAAATTGAGAAATTCGCCCCTTTTCATTCTGATGAGCAAATGGACGAGCTCTACAACTCGATTTGCACCTTATATTCAGAAATTAGCAAATAA
- a CDS encoding MarC family protein produces MLEFFSLKETLTASMILFAVIDIIGSVPIIVGLKKKFGKIEAERAAIVAGILMIAFLFIGNTILKLIGVDVNSFAIAGAIVIFVIALEMILGIEIQKNTESKSASIVPIAFPLIAGAGTLTTTLSLRAEYHDINIIIGIIINTIFVYLVLKSANWLEQKLGDGTLQVLQKVFGIILLAISIKLFTANFAQLFSTYVKF; encoded by the coding sequence ATGCTAGAATTTTTCTCTTTAAAAGAAACACTTACTGCCTCGATGATTCTCTTTGCGGTCATCGATATTATCGGGTCGGTTCCCATTATCGTCGGCTTAAAAAAGAAGTTTGGCAAAATAGAGGCTGAACGCGCTGCTATCGTGGCAGGAATTCTAATGATTGCGTTTCTTTTTATCGGGAATACTATTTTAAAACTCATCGGTGTTGATGTAAACTCATTTGCGATTGCAGGAGCAATTGTAATTTTTGTAATCGCATTAGAAATGATCCTTGGTATTGAAATTCAGAAGAATACAGAATCGAAATCAGCCTCGATCGTACCTATCGCTTTTCCGTTGATAGCGGGTGCCGGTACCTTGACGACTACTCTTTCTTTGCGGGCAGAATACCATGACATCAATATCATTATCGGTATTATAATCAATACAATTTTCGTATATTTGGTGCTGAAATCAGCGAACTGGCTGGAGCAAAAATTAGGTGACGGAACACTTCAGGTTCTACAGAAAGTGTTCGGAATTATTCTTCTTGCAATTTCAATCAAACTGTTTACGGCAAACTTCGCCCAACTTTTTTCAACGTATGTTAAATTTTAA
- a CDS encoding diphosphomevalonate/mevalonate 3,5-bisphosphate decarboxylase family protein, with the protein MENFFGSNDYTVSNKKVSESCPSNIALIKYWGKYENQIPANPSISYTLNLCKTNTEIEFVAGDTFSVQTFLAGNEESKFAEKIEKYFKNIEEYLPWILKGKYIIRTENTFPHSSGIASSASGFGAIAKCLMELDEQFSGKVDQDFKLRKASFLARLGSGSACRSLYDGLVVWGETKEVSGSSDLFAVRYPNEGIHEVFRNFNDWVLLIHEGEKSVSSTVGHGLMNTNPYAERRFQEAHENFATLKTILKNGDMAAFIKMVEHEALTLHAMMMMSEPAFILMKSGTLAVINKIWQFRKETSLPLFFTLDAGANVHLLFPANIDEDKIQEFIIRELIQHTQNNGVVKDVMRF; encoded by the coding sequence ATGGAAAATTTTTTTGGTTCAAATGATTATACAGTTTCAAATAAAAAGGTTTCGGAATCGTGCCCTTCAAATATTGCCCTGATTAAATATTGGGGGAAATATGAAAATCAGATTCCTGCAAATCCCAGTATCAGTTATACTTTAAATTTATGTAAAACAAATACGGAGATAGAATTTGTTGCCGGTGATACGTTTTCTGTTCAAACTTTTCTAGCCGGAAATGAAGAATCAAAATTTGCCGAAAAAATTGAAAAATATTTCAAAAATATTGAAGAATATTTGCCATGGATTTTGAAAGGGAAATACATCATCAGAACGGAAAATACGTTCCCGCACAGCTCCGGAATTGCAAGTTCGGCGTCTGGTTTTGGGGCAATTGCTAAATGTTTGATGGAGCTGGATGAGCAGTTTTCGGGAAAAGTTGATCAGGATTTTAAACTCAGAAAAGCAAGTTTCCTGGCAAGATTAGGAAGCGGAAGTGCGTGCAGAAGTTTGTACGACGGATTGGTCGTTTGGGGAGAAACAAAAGAAGTTTCCGGAAGTTCAGATTTATTTGCAGTTCGTTATCCGAATGAGGGAATTCATGAAGTTTTCAGAAATTTCAACGACTGGGTTTTACTCATTCACGAAGGTGAGAAATCAGTCAGTTCTACTGTTGGTCACGGTTTGATGAACACGAATCCTTATGCCGAAAGAAGATTTCAGGAGGCGCATGAGAATTTCGCCACATTGAAAACAATCTTGAAAAATGGAGATATGGCCGCTTTCATTAAAATGGTGGAGCATGAAGCCTTAACTTTGCATGCGATGATGATGATGAGCGAACCTGCGTTCATTTTAATGAAGAGCGGAACGTTGGCCGTAATTAATAAAATCTGGCAGTTCCGAAAAGAAACCAGTCTTCCTTTATTCTTTACTTTAGATGCCGGTGCAAATGTTCATTTGCTTTTCCCGGCTAATATAGATGAAGACAAAATTCAGGAATTCATCATCAGAGAATTGATACAACATACCCAAAATAATGGTGTTGTAAAAGATGTGATGCGGTTTTAA
- a CDS encoding AMP-dependent synthetase/ligase: protein MNVAEFLNINTAKFPTKPAIGFKKKEKWTEISWSDFRRLVFKTANALREAGISEHDKVAIYSDNSAEWIVTDLAILSLGAVTVPIYSTNNEQQAEYILNESECKMILVGNQEQYDAAYSILNRNQILTQILVSKKAIWIKKEKSRYLEDFIKNSEETFDIVPVEDDGLATIIYTSGTTGVPKGVMLTHGNFHKSVEAHFDFFKFKNFGKETSLAFLPLTHIFERSWTLLALCGGAKVYFLENTKLIASALAEVKPTIMCAVPRFYQKIYAGVHEMVNESSDSKKKIFNWAIEIGTEVAELRRLDKNVPFLLKMKNKIAGMMVFNKIKKKMGGKLWFMPCGGASVSAEVTRFFEALGIHITVGYGLTETTATLTAFPFHHFEHGSAGVPFGDTEIKIGDNDEILAKGSGIMKGYYKKPKETAEVFTADGWFKTGDAGKFDEKGNLFITDRIKDLMKTSNGKYITPQPMENMFSNNNYINQAMIVAEGKPYVTALIIPNFEALQEQISKMNIPFTSWEEIVNIETVKEFYREKIEEIQKGLSGFEKVKKFVLMSSEFEIGSGEITPTLKVKRNVVLEKYAVLVDKMYHS, encoded by the coding sequence ATGAATGTTGCAGAGTTTCTAAACATAAATACCGCAAAGTTTCCGACGAAACCGGCAATTGGCTTTAAGAAAAAAGAAAAGTGGACAGAAATCTCCTGGTCGGATTTTAGAAGACTGGTTTTTAAAACCGCAAATGCACTTCGTGAAGCTGGGATTTCTGAGCACGACAAAGTTGCCATTTATTCCGATAACTCAGCAGAATGGATTGTTACCGATTTGGCAATTCTGTCATTAGGAGCCGTAACTGTTCCCATTTATTCTACCAATAACGAGCAGCAGGCAGAATATATCCTCAATGAATCTGAATGTAAAATGATCCTGGTCGGGAATCAGGAACAGTATGATGCGGCATATTCTATTTTAAACAGAAACCAGATTTTGACCCAAATACTTGTTTCGAAAAAAGCAATCTGGATCAAAAAAGAAAAGAGCCGATATCTCGAAGATTTTATTAAGAACTCCGAAGAAACTTTTGATATAGTTCCGGTAGAAGATGACGGTCTGGCTACCATTATTTATACTTCAGGAACCACCGGTGTTCCGAAAGGAGTGATGTTGACCCACGGAAATTTCCATAAATCTGTAGAAGCACATTTTGATTTTTTTAAATTTAAAAACTTTGGGAAGGAAACTTCACTGGCTTTTTTACCGTTGACACATATTTTCGAAAGAAGCTGGACTTTACTCGCACTCTGCGGTGGTGCGAAAGTGTATTTTCTGGAGAATACCAAGCTTATAGCAAGCGCTTTAGCCGAGGTTAAGCCTACGATAATGTGCGCTGTTCCCAGATTTTATCAGAAAATTTACGCCGGCGTTCATGAAATGGTAAATGAAAGTTCTGATTCTAAAAAGAAAATTTTCAATTGGGCAATCGAAATCGGGACTGAAGTGGCAGAACTGCGACGCTTAGATAAAAACGTTCCTTTTTTATTAAAGATGAAGAATAAAATTGCGGGCATGATGGTCTTTAATAAAATTAAGAAAAAAATGGGCGGAAAACTTTGGTTTATGCCTTGTGGTGGTGCATCCGTTTCGGCTGAAGTGACCCGTTTTTTTGAAGCTTTGGGAATTCATATCACAGTGGGTTACGGTTTGACGGAAACTACAGCGACTTTAACAGCTTTCCCTTTCCATCATTTTGAACATGGCTCGGCAGGAGTTCCATTTGGCGATACCGAAATTAAAATTGGCGATAACGATGAGATTCTGGCCAAAGGAAGTGGGATTATGAAAGGCTATTATAAAAAGCCAAAAGAAACTGCTGAAGTTTTTACGGCGGATGGTTGGTTCAAAACCGGTGATGCCGGGAAATTTGACGAGAAGGGAAATCTTTTTATCACCGACCGAATTAAAGATTTAATGAAAACATCGAACGGAAAGTATATCACTCCGCAACCGATGGAAAATATGTTCTCCAATAACAATTATATCAATCAGGCGATGATTGTGGCAGAAGGGAAACCCTATGTAACAGCCTTGATTATTCCAAATTTTGAAGCGCTGCAGGAACAGATTTCAAAAATGAATATCCCGTTTACCTCTTGGGAGGAAATCGTAAATATCGAGACCGTTAAAGAGTTTTATCGGGAAAAAATAGAAGAAATTCAGAAAGGACTTTCGGGTTTTGAAAAGGTGAAAAAATTCGTGTTGATGTCTTCTGAATTTGAAATAGGAAGTGGTGAAATAACGCCGACTCTGAAAGTGAAACGGAACGTCGTCTTAGAGAAATATGCAGTTCTTGTAGATAAAATGTATCATTCTTAA
- a CDS encoding NAD-dependent epimerase/dehydratase family protein — MVLVTGATGILGRVIVLDLLKRGKSVRATKRTSSNIREVRESYRFYTGEPDVLFNKIEWIDVDFQDLESLKNALNQVTEVYHCAAHVSFHPDHRLKMYQTNIEGTRQLLFACENSSVQKFCFVSSTAVLDGVNENGETTEDSNYNPKINHSPYAKSKHFSEMEVWRASAEGLQTVIINPGVIIGSGNWHSSSGEMFETFEKYPYAMSGSTTYVDVRDVSKIAISLMENNIFGERYIVISETKKILEVANFVREKLGKSKAKVISNGILKTGYVLNVLFGWLFPKLRMMSKVNLETVTSHHIVSNEKIRKKLDYQFIPVFESLDFHLKNYISDKKEL, encoded by the coding sequence ATGGTATTAGTCACAGGCGCGACGGGAATTCTCGGCAGAGTAATCGTTTTGGATTTGCTGAAACGCGGTAAATCGGTTCGGGCAACCAAAAGAACTTCCAGTAATATACGGGAAGTCCGCGAGTCTTACCGGTTTTATACCGGCGAACCCGACGTATTGTTTAATAAAATCGAATGGATTGATGTCGATTTTCAAGATTTAGAATCTCTGAAAAATGCACTGAATCAAGTAACGGAAGTTTATCATTGTGCTGCTCATGTGAGTTTTCATCCTGATCACCGGCTTAAGATGTACCAAACCAATATTGAGGGAACCAGACAACTTCTTTTTGCGTGTGAAAATTCATCGGTTCAGAAATTCTGTTTTGTAAGTTCGACTGCGGTTTTGGATGGAGTTAATGAAAATGGAGAAACCACGGAAGATTCCAATTATAATCCAAAAATTAATCATTCACCTTATGCCAAATCCAAGCATTTTTCTGAAATGGAAGTCTGGCGGGCATCAGCGGAAGGACTTCAAACCGTCATCATCAATCCGGGCGTAATTATCGGCAGTGGAAACTGGCATTCGAGCAGCGGTGAAATGTTTGAAACTTTTGAGAAATATCCTTATGCAATGAGCGGAAGTACTACGTATGTCGATGTAAGGGATGTTAGCAAAATCGCCATTTCATTAATGGAAAACAATATTTTCGGAGAACGGTATATCGTTATTTCAGAAACAAAAAAAATACTGGAGGTTGCCAATTTTGTTCGTGAAAAGTTAGGAAAATCAAAAGCGAAGGTTATTTCAAATGGAATTTTGAAGACAGGTTACGTCTTGAATGTATTATTCGGATGGCTGTTTCCCAAACTCAGAATGATGAGCAAAGTAAATCTGGAGACGGTAACTTCACACCACATCGTTTCTAACGAAAAAATCAGAAAAAAACTTGACTATCAATTTATTCCGGTTTTTGAAAGTCTTGATTTTCACTTAAAAAATTATATATCAGATAAAAAAGAATTATGA
- a CDS encoding alpha/beta fold hydrolase, with the protein MEILHSKIYGEDQPGIPLLVFHGLFGMLDNWGSFGKEMSEFFPVHLIDLRNHGKSFHSPEMTHDDLAHDILHYMEFHKLEKVNLLGHSLGGKAVMQFAIKYPVKVQKLIVVDISPKAYPPHHQGIIKALESIDFDKVTSRQEVEEVLHQYIPEKSVIQFLAKNLYWTDDKKLNWRFNLKTLSEKYTEFVSNAIKFGVFAGETLFVSGEKSNYILPQDEFQIKQQFPNASIVTVKNAGHWVQAENPTDFNELVKDFLSENRV; encoded by the coding sequence ATGGAAATTCTACACTCAAAAATATACGGAGAAGATCAACCCGGAATACCGCTTTTGGTATTTCACGGATTATTCGGGATGCTCGATAACTGGGGAAGTTTCGGCAAAGAAATGAGCGAGTTTTTCCCGGTTCATTTAATCGATTTAAGAAATCACGGCAAAAGTTTTCATTCACCAGAAATGACGCACGATGATTTGGCGCATGATATTCTGCATTATATGGAATTCCACAAGTTAGAGAAAGTCAATTTGTTAGGGCATTCGCTCGGTGGAAAAGCCGTGATGCAGTTTGCCATAAAATATCCCGTGAAAGTACAGAAACTGATCGTGGTTGATATCTCGCCAAAAGCCTATCCGCCGCATCATCAGGGGATTATAAAGGCTCTGGAAAGTATCGATTTTGATAAAGTGACTTCGCGGCAGGAAGTGGAAGAAGTTCTTCACCAATATATTCCTGAGAAATCGGTGATTCAGTTTTTAGCAAAAAACCTTTATTGGACGGATGATAAAAAACTGAACTGGCGGTTTAACCTGAAAACCCTATCCGAAAAATACACAGAATTTGTTTCAAATGCCATAAAATTCGGCGTGTTTGCCGGAGAAACTTTATTTGTTTCGGGGGAAAAATCCAACTATATTTTGCCTCAGGATGAATTCCAGATTAAACAGCAATTTCCCAATGCATCAATTGTTACGGTAAAAAATGCCGGACATTGGGTGCAGGCAGAAAACCCGACTGACTTTAACGAACTGGTGAAAGATTTCCTTTCGGAAAACAGAGTTTAA
- a CDS encoding PDDEXK nuclease domain-containing protein yields the protein MNFVSDIQHILELARQKSYSAINSAMVEAYWLVGKRIVEEEQNGEERAEYGKFVVKSLATELTKAFGKGFSERNLRNFRQFYLTFPDEEMRYTLCAKLSWSHIRLIMRQDNEKARNYYLKESAENNWSVRTLDRNISTLYFERLLMSQNKKEVEEEMIEKTKDFQLDPFEFIKNPTVLEFLNLPNNLSYTEKELEKALIDNLQKFILELGKGFAFVERQKLIRTDHNQFFIDLVFYNYKLKCFVLLDLKTAKISHQDIGQMDMYVRMFDDLEKSESDNPTIGIVLCTETDSDIAKYSILKGNEQLFASKYKLFLPTEEELRNEIEREKQIFNAQFG from the coding sequence ATGAATTTTGTTTCAGACATTCAGCATATTTTAGAACTGGCAAGGCAAAAGTCTTATTCCGCCATTAATTCTGCGATGGTAGAAGCATACTGGCTCGTCGGCAAAAGAATAGTTGAAGAGGAACAAAATGGGGAAGAAAGGGCAGAGTACGGAAAGTTTGTCGTCAAATCACTCGCAACAGAACTTACAAAGGCTTTTGGAAAAGGTTTTTCGGAGCGGAATTTGAGAAATTTCCGACAGTTTTACCTTACTTTTCCAGATGAAGAGATGCGGTACACACTGTGCGCCAAATTGAGCTGGTCTCACATAAGGTTGATTATGAGGCAGGATAATGAAAAAGCCAGAAACTATTATCTCAAAGAATCTGCAGAGAATAATTGGTCGGTAAGAACTTTAGACAGAAACATTTCTACCCTTTATTTTGAAAGACTTTTGATGAGTCAAAATAAGAAGGAAGTAGAAGAGGAGATGATCGAGAAAACAAAAGACTTTCAGTTGGATCCATTTGAATTTATTAAAAATCCCACGGTCTTAGAGTTTTTAAATCTTCCGAATAATCTTTCCTACACCGAAAAAGAATTGGAGAAAGCTTTAATTGACAATCTTCAAAAATTTATACTTGAACTGGGGAAAGGTTTTGCTTTCGTAGAAAGGCAGAAATTAATCAGAACAGACCACAATCAATTCTTTATCGATTTGGTATTTTACAATTACAAACTTAAATGTTTTGTATTGTTGGATTTGAAAACTGCGAAAATTTCCCATCAGGATATTGGCCAAATGGATATGTATGTGAGAATGTTTGATGATTTAGAAAAATCAGAATCTGACAATCCCACCATCGGAATAGTGCTTTGTACCGAAACGGACAGTGATATTGCAAAATATTCTATTTTAAAAGGGAATGAACAATTGTTTGCCTCAAAATACAAACTGTTTTTGCCTACTGAAGAAGAATTGAGAAACGAAATAGAAAGAGAAAAGCAGATTTTTAACGCTCAGTTTGGATAA